The proteins below are encoded in one region of Bacteroides uniformis:
- a CDS encoding sugar-binding domain-containing protein, with protein sequence MYFKNNRTALIFLLAMLVVAPIKAQVAFGDAAKFNDGWLFRLTDDSAIVRTDYDDSEWRKLSLPHDWSIEGQLSPTLASCTGYLPGGIGWYRKHFRVEDNATRHYIYFEGVYNRSEVYLNGHLLGRRPNGYVSFLYDMTPYLKEGDNVLAVRVDHSRYADSRWYTGSGIYRDVWLVAAPDTHIAQWGVGWHAASLTDKQAVVAVDVEVEKHKATSDKLELKASLYDTAGKKVAQRRVRVADGKEGIAKQSLDLKVSKPHRWNLDNPYLYTLKTELLANGKRIDGSETKVGLRTLEFDANKGFALNGNWMKVKGVCLHHDAGVLGAVVPPEVWERRLNNLKGIGVNAIRMSHNPQAPVLYELCDRLGFLVMDEVSDEWEFPKRKWVQGWNVGTPSYDGTFDFFEEWIERDVTDMVRRDRNHTCIFLWSIGNEVDYPNDPYSHPVLDGAKINQPMFGGYKPDAPDAMRIGTIAKRLAACVRAVDTSRPVTGALAGVVMSNETEYPDAVDVVGYNYTENRYDQDHATYPDRIIYGSETGSGLDAWYAVRDKDFIFGQFIWTGTDYLGESGRWPSRGLYTGLLDFGSFPKPRGHFRASLWCENPVTYAGTYPVYAHPKHPEHVFLSPDAWDIWNYDEGQNIRVVCYTNAPQARLLLNGRVVGEMKPYDEKTGIIYWDIPFRAGELRTEGCDKEGNALSSYSIRTSGRPYAIRATADRTILSGDRATAHITVEVVDEEGTVVKLGDNEITCTVEGAARLLGLEGSDNSDMSDYTDNRHRVYHGRLLAYIQTTGGEGPVKVKFASPLLKGTEVKFEVGQ encoded by the coding sequence ATGTATTTTAAGAATAACAGGACTGCTCTTATCTTTTTGCTGGCAATGCTGGTCGTTGCTCCGATAAAGGCGCAGGTGGCATTTGGCGATGCCGCAAAATTCAATGACGGATGGCTGTTCCGGCTGACGGACGACTCGGCTATTGTCCGGACTGACTATGACGACAGCGAATGGCGGAAGCTTTCTTTGCCACACGATTGGTCCATAGAGGGGCAATTGTCGCCCACACTGGCCAGTTGCACCGGGTACCTGCCGGGTGGGATAGGCTGGTATCGCAAACACTTCAGGGTTGAAGACAACGCAACACGTCATTATATCTATTTCGAAGGGGTATATAACCGGAGCGAGGTTTACCTGAACGGGCATCTGCTTGGCAGGCGCCCCAACGGCTATGTATCGTTTCTTTACGACATGACCCCTTACCTGAAGGAAGGCGACAATGTGCTGGCTGTCCGTGTAGACCATAGCCGTTATGCCGATTCACGTTGGTATACGGGGTCGGGCATCTATCGCGATGTATGGCTGGTGGCTGCTCCCGATACACATATTGCGCAATGGGGTGTGGGCTGGCATGCCGCTTCGCTGACAGACAAGCAAGCCGTCGTTGCGGTCGATGTAGAGGTGGAGAAGCACAAGGCAACTTCCGACAAACTGGAACTGAAGGCTTCACTGTACGATACTGCCGGAAAGAAGGTGGCACAACGCCGTGTGCGTGTTGCCGATGGAAAAGAGGGCATTGCCAAGCAAAGTCTTGACTTGAAAGTGTCCAAACCCCATCGTTGGAATCTGGATAATCCGTATCTGTATACATTGAAAACCGAATTGCTTGCCAATGGCAAACGCATTGACGGCAGTGAGACCAAAGTGGGACTGCGTACGCTGGAATTTGATGCCAACAAAGGTTTTGCCCTCAACGGCAACTGGATGAAGGTAAAAGGTGTATGCCTGCATCATGATGCAGGAGTGCTGGGTGCAGTAGTGCCGCCGGAGGTATGGGAACGCCGCCTGAATAACTTGAAAGGGATTGGCGTAAATGCCATCCGCATGAGCCATAACCCACAAGCCCCCGTTCTTTATGAACTGTGTGACCGCCTGGGATTTCTTGTAATGGATGAAGTCTCTGACGAATGGGAGTTTCCGAAACGCAAATGGGTACAAGGCTGGAATGTGGGTACTCCGAGTTATGACGGTACTTTCGACTTCTTCGAGGAGTGGATAGAACGGGACGTAACCGATATGGTACGTCGTGACCGCAATCATACCTGTATTTTCTTGTGGAGTATCGGCAATGAAGTGGATTATCCGAACGACCCTTATTCGCATCCCGTTCTTGATGGAGCTAAAATCAACCAGCCTATGTTCGGGGGCTATAAGCCGGATGCTCCCGATGCCATGCGCATCGGAACCATAGCAAAGCGTCTGGCTGCCTGTGTACGTGCCGTGGACACTTCCCGTCCCGTGACCGGAGCTTTGGCGGGTGTCGTGATGTCGAACGAGACGGAGTATCCCGATGCTGTGGATGTGGTGGGGTATAACTATACGGAAAACCGCTACGACCAAGACCATGCCACTTATCCGGACCGCATTATCTATGGAAGCGAGACGGGTTCGGGGCTTGATGCCTGGTATGCCGTCCGCGACAAGGATTTCATCTTCGGGCAGTTCATCTGGACCGGTACGGATTATCTGGGTGAATCGGGCAGATGGCCGTCCCGCGGTTTGTACACGGGTTTGCTCGATTTCGGAAGTTTCCCCAAGCCACGCGGACATTTCCGGGCTTCGTTGTGGTGCGAGAATCCGGTCACGTATGCAGGAACATATCCGGTATATGCCCATCCCAAGCATCCCGAGCATGTATTCCTTTCGCCTGATGCATGGGACATCTGGAACTATGACGAGGGGCAGAACATACGTGTGGTGTGTTATACCAATGCTCCGCAGGCGCGTTTGCTGCTCAACGGCAGGGTGGTAGGCGAGATGAAACCTTATGATGAAAAGACCGGCATCATCTACTGGGATATTCCTTTCCGGGCTGGTGAGCTTCGTACTGAGGGCTGCGATAAGGAAGGAAATGCCTTGTCGAGCTATTCCATCCGGACATCCGGACGTCCTTATGCCATCCGTGCCACGGCGGATCGCACTATTTTGTCCGGCGACCGCGCCACTGCGCACATCACCGTAGAGGTGGTTGACGAAGAAGGTACTGTTGTGAAACTTGGCGACAATGAAATTACGTGTACAGTTGAAGGAGCGGCGCGTCTGCTTGGGCTCGAAGGCTCTGACAACAGTGACATGAGTGATTATACCGATAACCGTCACCGCGTATACCACGGGCGTTTGCTGGCCTATATACAGACTACCGGAGGAGAGGGACCGGTTAAAGTAAAGTTTGCTTCCCCCCTTCTGAAAGGAACTGAAGTAAAGTTTGAAGTAGGGCAGTAG
- a CDS encoding biotin--[acetyl-CoA-carboxylase] ligase, translated as MKPCPDTFPFPLVALDETASTNQYLSQLCNQLQESVAELTTVTAEFQTAGKGQRGNTWEAEEGKNLLFSFVLYPSFLEARRQFILSQIVSLAIKEELSRWSDEITIKWPNDIYWKDKKICGILIENDLSGHHIRRSIAGIGININQEVFNSDAPNPVSLKQITGKEHDRYEILAHILRRVQIYYNSLQMEDFAVYSDEISTRYARSLFRRRGLHPYEDTNGKFLARLLRIEQDGRFVLEDEGGSEREYLFKEVQYIL; from the coding sequence ATGAAGCCCTGCCCTGACACATTCCCGTTCCCGCTGGTGGCATTGGACGAGACGGCATCGACCAACCAATACCTCAGCCAGCTTTGCAACCAGTTGCAAGAATCCGTTGCCGAACTAACAACCGTGACTGCCGAGTTCCAAACTGCCGGTAAAGGCCAGCGCGGCAACACCTGGGAAGCTGAAGAAGGCAAGAACCTGCTTTTCAGCTTTGTACTCTACCCTTCTTTTCTGGAAGCCCGCCGGCAGTTCATCCTTTCACAAATCGTTTCCCTCGCCATTAAGGAAGAGCTGAGCAGATGGTCTGATGAAATCACCATCAAATGGCCGAACGACATTTATTGGAAAGACAAGAAAATCTGCGGCATACTGATAGAGAACGACCTTTCCGGACATCATATCAGGCGCAGCATTGCCGGAATCGGTATCAACATCAACCAGGAAGTCTTCAACAGTGATGCTCCCAACCCCGTCTCACTGAAACAAATCACCGGAAAGGAGCACGACCGTTATGAAATCCTTGCCCATATCCTAAGACGTGTACAAATCTACTACAACAGCCTCCAAATGGAGGACTTCGCCGTCTACTCCGACGAGATATCCACACGGTATGCCCGCTCCCTTTTCCGTCGCCGGGGATTGCACCCTTATGAAGATACCAACGGCAAGTTCCTTGCCCGGTTGCTGCGTATAGAGCAAGACGGACGGTTCGTGCTGGAGGATGAAGGAGGAAGTGAACGGGAATATCTGTTCAAGGAAGTGCAATACATTCTGTAA
- a CDS encoding MmcQ/YjbR family DNA-binding protein, with the protein MDIETAREYCLSKKAVTECFPFDEYSLVMKVMNKMFALIDLESANKICLKCDPEYALELREHYVAIEGAYHFNKKYWNQVFLDGDVDDKLLKQLIDHSVEEVLKKFTKKMRTEYEALP; encoded by the coding sequence ATGGACATCGAAACCGCCCGCGAATATTGCCTCAGCAAAAAAGCCGTCACGGAATGCTTTCCGTTTGACGAATACTCGCTCGTGATGAAAGTCATGAATAAAATGTTTGCACTTATCGACCTGGAAAGCGCCAACAAGATTTGTCTGAAATGCGACCCCGAATATGCACTCGAACTGCGGGAGCACTATGTTGCCATCGAAGGTGCCTATCACTTCAACAAAAAGTACTGGAACCAGGTGTTCCTTGACGGTGACGTCGACGACAAACTGTTGAAGCAACTGATAGACCACTCCGTGGAAGAAGTATTGAAGAAGTTCACCAAAAAAATGCGTACCGAATATGAAGCCCTGCCCTGA
- a CDS encoding YraN family protein, translating to MSAHNILGKAGEDAAAKYLEQNGYTIRDRNWRKNHLELDIVADKDKELIIVEVKTRSNTDYIEPQDAVNWQKIRRIVVAADAYIKHFCLDAPVRFDIITAVGEPGAFRIEHLKEAFYPPMF from the coding sequence ATGAGTGCACACAATATTCTTGGAAAAGCCGGTGAAGACGCCGCTGCCAAATACTTGGAACAGAACGGTTACACCATACGTGACCGTAACTGGCGGAAGAATCACCTTGAGCTGGATATTGTAGCCGACAAAGATAAGGAACTGATTATTGTGGAAGTGAAAACCCGTAGCAATACGGATTACATTGAGCCGCAGGATGCCGTGAACTGGCAGAAAATACGACGTATTGTCGTAGCGGCCGATGCCTATATCAAGCACTTCTGCTTGGATGCACCCGTCCGCTTCGACATCATAACGGCTGTAGGCGAACCGGGTGCATTCAGGATAGAGCATCTCAAAGAAGCCTTCTATCCGCCGATGTTCTGA
- a CDS encoding S41 family peptidase: MKHVNYLSFFLLTLFSISFISCSDDDDNKLNTGITNQSWTEGKSLEISQDNELSVSFNAAAKWVASVTSGADWCKLNTTSGTKGQSTLKLSVSTSSTTDRTARISINIDGYSPASFEVTQKGTSVPQTTEDMEINAKVDEYLREMYLWNDEYKTLNLDHNKGYEDFFYDALGSMTTNTLDKKTYVGSDGKTYYNLFSYIQLLPNISSTRTTKIVNKELAYSFGITGITPISIGTQAENTIYFCLQGVYPDSPASEAGLKRGAMISLINGKKINNNNINNFYYDILSPDATINYTLTEDVVEGGTITGQKEYTITSKATYNNPVIFSNVKEDIEGHRIGYLVYSGFEAGFDQELFNVFKDFKNKNVTDLILDLRYNGGGHTMSANLIATCIAGTASQGKVFSSLRYNDERMAKLNNKREDELFAYSSYPNLGTSLSAGSLNLPRVYCLVGNGTASASELVINSLEGIDLDVILIGEKTTGKNVGMEYEEYTVRNNTYRVVPITIQSYNAKGFGEYEKGFEPDILMDETNPYNEQGVFYIHKDYGNNEEPLYAKAIELITGTNPAPQTRSAVVNTLDGKTYKLPAIFRPGHDGMLMPARHAE; the protein is encoded by the coding sequence ATGAAACATGTAAATTATCTTAGTTTCTTTCTACTCACATTGTTCAGTATAAGTTTTATCTCATGTAGTGACGATGACGATAATAAACTTAATACCGGCATAACCAATCAGAGTTGGACAGAGGGAAAATCCCTGGAGATCAGCCAGGATAATGAGTTGTCTGTAAGCTTCAATGCTGCAGCCAAATGGGTAGCTTCCGTCACCTCAGGAGCGGATTGGTGCAAACTGAATACGACCTCGGGTACAAAAGGACAAAGCACCTTGAAATTATCTGTAAGTACAAGTTCCACCACCGACCGGACAGCCAGAATTTCCATTAATATAGACGGCTATTCTCCTGCAAGTTTTGAAGTTACACAAAAGGGGACCAGTGTTCCCCAAACCACTGAAGATATGGAGATTAACGCAAAAGTTGATGAATATCTGAGGGAAATGTATCTCTGGAACGATGAATACAAAACGTTGAATCTTGACCATAACAAAGGCTATGAAGACTTCTTCTATGATGCATTGGGAAGTATGACTACCAATACATTGGATAAAAAAACATATGTCGGTAGCGACGGCAAGACATATTATAATCTTTTCTCTTATATCCAGCTATTGCCCAATATTAGTTCAACCCGTACCACCAAAATTGTAAACAAGGAACTGGCATATAGTTTCGGTATCACCGGTATAACCCCCATAAGCATTGGCACACAAGCAGAAAATACCATTTATTTCTGCCTCCAAGGTGTATATCCCGATTCACCGGCCTCCGAAGCTGGACTCAAACGAGGAGCAATGATAAGCCTGATAAATGGAAAGAAGATAAATAATAACAATATTAATAACTTCTATTACGACATATTGTCACCAGATGCAACTATCAACTATACTTTGACAGAAGATGTCGTAGAAGGAGGCACCATTACCGGGCAAAAGGAATACACCATAACTTCCAAAGCCACATACAACAACCCCGTCATCTTCAGTAATGTCAAGGAAGATATAGAAGGACATAGAATCGGTTACCTCGTTTATTCTGGGTTCGAGGCAGGCTTTGACCAAGAATTATTCAATGTTTTCAAAGATTTTAAAAACAAGAACGTCACAGATTTGATTCTGGACTTGCGGTACAATGGTGGTGGGCATACCATGTCGGCTAATCTGATAGCAACTTGTATTGCCGGTACTGCCTCTCAAGGTAAAGTATTCAGCAGTTTACGATACAATGATGAAAGAATGGCAAAACTCAATAACAAACGGGAAGATGAATTATTTGCATACTCCAGTTATCCCAACTTGGGTACTTCCTTATCAGCCGGAAGCCTCAACCTTCCCCGCGTCTACTGCCTTGTCGGAAATGGAACGGCCTCTGCCAGTGAACTCGTCATTAATTCCTTAGAAGGAATAGATTTGGACGTAATACTTATAGGTGAAAAGACCACTGGTAAGAACGTAGGTATGGAATATGAGGAGTACACTGTCCGGAATAACACATATCGTGTTGTTCCTATCACCATCCAAAGCTATAACGCCAAAGGATTCGGGGAGTATGAAAAAGGATTTGAACCCGATATATTGATGGATGAAACCAATCCTTATAACGAACAAGGTGTATTCTATATTCATAAAGATTATGGAAACAATGAAGAACCTCTGTATGCCAAGGCCATTGAACTGATTACCGGTACAAATCCAGCCCCCCAAACGCGCAGTGCAGTGGTCAATACATTGGATGGTAAAACTTATAAGTTGCCCGCTATCTTCCGTCCTGGACACGACGGTATGCTGATGCCTGCCAGACACGCAGAATAA
- a CDS encoding nucleoside deaminase yields MDDSYYMKQALLEAHKAGERGEVPVGAVVVCKDRIIARAHNLTETLTDVTAHAEMQAITAAAATLGGKYLNECTLYVTVEPCVMCAGAIAWAQMGRLVFGAEDEKRGYQRYASQALHPKTQVVKGILADECAALMKEFFAAKRK; encoded by the coding sequence TTGGACGATAGCTATTATATGAAGCAGGCGCTTTTGGAAGCCCATAAGGCCGGTGAACGGGGAGAAGTTCCCGTAGGTGCAGTTGTGGTGTGCAAGGACCGTATCATAGCTCGTGCCCATAATTTGACGGAGACTTTGACGGATGTCACCGCCCATGCCGAGATGCAAGCCATTACCGCTGCCGCTGCAACTCTTGGCGGCAAATATCTGAATGAATGTACTCTCTATGTCACAGTGGAACCCTGCGTGATGTGTGCTGGTGCCATTGCCTGGGCGCAGATGGGACGTCTGGTGTTTGGTGCTGAAGATGAGAAAAGAGGGTATCAGCGCTATGCCTCGCAGGCATTGCATCCCAAAACACAAGTAGTAAAAGGAATTCTGGCAGATGAATGTGCCGCCCTGATGAAAGAGTTCTTTGCCGCCAAGCGCAAATAA
- a CDS encoding DUF4834 family protein: MFHILGFLFIIIIAILLIGLSIIGTVIRNIFGLGGRRTSSNSGPYQKGNGNYQPGGYSYNDNRQSSEEAQTEEGEIRPRHKKLFSKDEGEYVDFEEIKE, encoded by the coding sequence ATGTTTCATATTTTAGGATTTTTATTCATCATCATAATTGCCATTCTGCTCATTGGCCTCAGCATTATCGGTACTGTCATCCGGAACATATTCGGATTGGGCGGACGCCGTACTTCCTCCAACTCCGGTCCCTACCAAAAAGGAAATGGTAATTACCAGCCGGGAGGGTATTCCTACAATGATAATAGACAATCGTCTGAGGAGGCACAAACTGAAGAAGGTGAAATACGCCCCCGCCACAAGAAACTGTTCTCCAAAGACGAGGGAGAGTATGTGGATTTTGAAGAAATCAAAGAGTAG
- the pssA gene encoding CDP-diacylglycerol--serine O-phosphatidyltransferase translates to MANCITRHIPNTLTCLNLFSGCIACVMAFEARYEWALAFIIFSAVFDFFDGMMARALDAHSIIGKDLDSLADDVSFGVAPSLIVFSLFKEMDYSGAMESLAGVFPYLAFLLSVFSALRLAKFNNDTRQTSSFVGLPVPANALFWASLVTGAHDWLVSSNFHPVYLLLLVCLFSWLLVSEIPMFSLKFKNLSWKDNKTSFIFLLVCIPFLIFLGICSFSAIIVWYILLSLITRKSK, encoded by the coding sequence ATGGCAAACTGCATTACCCGCCATATTCCAAATACTCTGACCTGCCTGAACCTATTCTCCGGGTGTATTGCTTGTGTCATGGCATTCGAAGCCAGATATGAATGGGCACTCGCTTTCATTATCTTCAGTGCCGTATTCGATTTCTTCGATGGCATGATGGCACGTGCACTGGACGCACACTCCATTATCGGCAAGGATTTGGATTCTCTGGCAGATGATGTCAGTTTCGGAGTGGCCCCTTCCCTGATTGTATTTTCCTTGTTCAAGGAAATGGACTATTCGGGCGCAATGGAAAGCTTGGCCGGCGTTTTCCCCTATCTCGCATTTCTTTTGTCCGTATTCTCTGCACTGCGGCTTGCCAAGTTCAACAACGATACCCGCCAGACGAGCTCTTTCGTAGGACTTCCCGTCCCGGCAAACGCCTTGTTCTGGGCTTCATTGGTGACGGGCGCTCACGACTGGCTGGTGAGCAGCAATTTCCATCCGGTTTATCTGTTGCTGCTGGTCTGCCTTTTCTCATGGCTGCTTGTATCGGAGATTCCAATGTTCTCACTCAAATTCAAGAATCTGTCATGGAAAGACAATAAAACAAGCTTCATTTTCCTGCTTGTCTGCATTCCGTTCCTCATCTTCTTGGGAATCTGCAGCTTTTCTGCAATCATCGTCTGGTATATACTGCTTTCGCTTATTACAAGGAAAAGTAAATAA
- a CDS encoding phosphatidylserine decarboxylase family protein, whose product MGRLKRLKKIRIHREGTHTLAGSLVLILAVNTALYFGLECKVPFYVVAVISLIVYGILVNFFRCPIRLFGQETEKVVVAPADGKIVVVEEVEENEYFHDRRIMVSIFMSLVNVHANWYPVDGTVKKVWHKNGKFMKAWLPKASTDNERSTVVIETPEGVEIMARQIAGAMARRIVTYAEPGEECYIDEHMGFIKFGSRVDVFLPLGTEVFVKLGQLTTGNQTVIAKLK is encoded by the coding sequence ATGGGTCGATTAAAAAGATTAAAAAAGATACGCATACACCGTGAAGGAACACATACATTGGCAGGCAGCCTGGTTCTGATTCTGGCTGTCAACACTGCCCTTTACTTCGGATTGGAATGCAAAGTTCCTTTTTACGTAGTAGCGGTCATCAGCCTCATAGTATATGGCATACTCGTGAACTTCTTCCGCTGCCCCATCCGTTTGTTCGGACAAGAAACGGAGAAAGTCGTGGTAGCTCCTGCCGACGGTAAAATCGTAGTGGTGGAAGAAGTGGAGGAAAACGAATACTTCCACGACCGCCGTATCATGGTATCTATATTCATGAGTCTGGTTAATGTACACGCCAACTGGTATCCGGTAGATGGTACGGTAAAGAAGGTATGGCACAAAAACGGGAAGTTCATGAAAGCCTGGCTGCCCAAAGCCAGCACCGACAACGAGCGTTCCACCGTAGTAATAGAAACTCCGGAAGGCGTGGAGATTATGGCACGACAGATAGCCGGAGCCATGGCGCGCCGCATCGTGACCTATGCCGAACCGGGCGAGGAATGCTATATTGACGAACATATGGGTTTCATCAAATTCGGATCCCGCGTGGATGTCTTTCTACCGTTGGGCACCGAAGTATTCGTTAAACTAGGACAACTGACTACCGGCAATCAGACTGTGATAGCCAAACTTAAATAA